In Oceanotoga teriensis, the genomic window TTTATCTCTTTCAAAAGAAATTTCTTTATTTATTTTCAATATTATAGGTAAAACTATTTGAACAAACATCTCTTTCTTTTTGTTTACATCGGGTATATTTTTAAAATTTTCTGGAAAACTTTCAATTATTAATGTAGGAATTTCTTTGGTATTTAAAGTATAATCGATATCATTAAAATATTTTTCTATATCTTTCCATGATTCAAAGTTTTTATATTCCCAAGAGATTTTATCTTTTTCAATCATTATTTTTGAATTATTATTTAGTTCTTTTTCAATATTTTCAGGAATTTTTTTAAGTTCTTCATTATTTTGAATTATTATATTTGCAGGTGTAGTTATTATAAAATATCCAATTAAAATAATTCCAAATCCTATGATTCCATAAGCTAATATATTTTTTATATTCATTAATTCAACTCCTTAATAGGTCTTAGAAGCCAATATTTAACATGTTCTATATTATTTTCATCTCTTAAAAATAAAGCTATTTTATTATTGTCTTTTTTTATCTTATAAGAATCTTTTGAATATATATTATCATCTTTTACATAATTAGGAATTATACCTTCTTGAGATATATATAGTATGGGATTATGAAAATTCAAATCAACTGATGCAGAAATTTTAAATTCTTCATCAATAGGAATTTCTTCAGGATATATATCTTTTACTTTTAAAGCTTTTCTATTCATAACATAATTTAAATGAGGTTTATAAGCCCAATCTTCTGTTAAGGGTTCTCTTGGTATATAATATTTGCTATATTCTGGTATAAATGGTCCATAATCCATACTAAAAGCATAAGATATACCATTCTCTTCTAATATTTTATCCATTCCAGTTGTATAATATCCATAAGGATAAGCATAATGTTTTGGAGTGAATTTTATATTATCTTGAAAAGTTTTTATAGATTTTTTTAAATCATCTTCAAAAAATTTTAAAGTAAATTCTTTTCCTTTTGTTTTTAACATATAAACAAAATTATCATGTTTGGCAGAATGTGAGCCAAGAGTCACAATATCATCTTTATTCATTTGAGATAATTGTTCCCAAGTTAAATAATCTGGATAACCAACATTGTCAGTATTTATAAACAACATAAAAGGTATATTATATTTTTTAAATAAGTCATAAGCGTATTTAGTAGTTTTATAACCATCATCTATGGTTATCAATACTCCTTTTTCAATATCTGTTTTTTTATCAATATAATCTTGAAACTCTTCTGGAGTAAGCATTTTATAATTGTTATCTTTAAAATAATTTAAATGCATTTCTATATCTTCTGTTGAAGTAGATGTTGATGGATATCTATCATCATTAAAACGATGATATAAGATAACATATACTTCTGAAAACGAGATTAAAGAGATTAAAACAATTGCGAAAATTAATAAATTTTTTTTCATTTGTACACCCCTCATTTAAAAAAATTTTAATTTTTGATATTTTATAAATATCAAACTTAATTTTATCAGATAAAGATTTTCAAAACATTAAAATAAATAAAATATAACTTTGATAATCTATATTATAAATGGAGGTGTTTTTTTTGAAGTTTATAGATACTCATTGTCATGTAACACTTGAAAATTTTGATGAAGATAGGGAGGATCTTTTAAAAATTATGGAAGAAGAATTAGAGTTTTTCATAGAAGTTGCTATCGATATGAAAAGTTCTGAATATCTTTATCAATATTCAAAAAACTTTAAAAATGGTTTTATAACAGTAGGGGTACATCCTACCGAAACTGAAAATTTTAATTATGACAGTATTGAACAGTTGAAATTATTTTTGCCTTGTGAAAAAGTTATTGCAATAGGTGAAATAGGACTTGATTTTCACTGGGATACAGATAGAAATAAACAATATAAAGCATTAGAAATGCAACTTGAATTGGCTAAAAATTATGATATACCTGTTATATTTCATGTTAGAGATGCTTATAAAGAAATGTATGATTTTTTGAATAAATCTAAATTTTCAGATTTAAAGGGAGTTGTTCATTGTTTTTCGGGAAATTATGAAATAGCTAAAAAATTTTTAAATCTTGGTTATTATTTAGGGTTTGATGGTCCAATTACTTATCCGAAAAATGAAGAGTTGAGAGAAACTATAAAAAATATTCCTATTGATAGAATACTTTTCGAAACAGATTCTCCTTTTTTACCTCCCAAACCTTTTAGAGGAAAAAGAAATGATCCACTTAAGGTTTCATATGTATATGAAAAAGCTGCAGATGTTTTAAATATTAATATTGAAGAATTAAAAAGTATAGTGTTTCAAAACGCAAAAAAATTATTTGACATATAAAATGAAAAATACCTCCAAAGCAGTTTTGTAATTTTTACTAATTACGTGTCTACTTTGGAGGTATCATATCAAACGAATATATTTTTTAATTTAAGTTTTTTTATTCAAATATATCTCCAATTTTTATTTTATGACCATTTAAAGCATCGGTTGAAGTTATTTTCTTTTTACCAGGAAATTGAATGTTTTTTATTATTAAATAACCATCTTTGCAAGATACTGATATTCCAGATTCATCTGATGATAATATTTTTCCTGGAATATCTTTAATATTTTTATAATCTTGGTTTAAAAAACTACCAAATATTTTTACTGATTCACCATTTATAAAAGCTTTTACGCCTGGATATGGATCATAAGCTCTTATTTTATTATGAATATCGAAAACATTATTTTTAAAAGATATTTTTAAGTCTTCTGGACTTATTTTATGAGCATATGAACTTTTTTCATCATCTTGATATTCTAACTTGATATTTTCATAATTGGATAAGAAATTTAATAATAATTCTTTTGAAGTATATAGTAATGAATTATAAACATCTTCTAAATTATCATTCAAATCAATTCTTATATTTTTTTTACAAGCTATAGGTCCAGCATCTAAATCTCTTACTATTTTAAATATACTTATACCAGTTTCAGATTCACCGTTTTCAATAGCTCTTTGCATCGGAGCAGCTCCTCTATAATTTGGTAATAATGAAGTA contains:
- a CDS encoding polysaccharide deacetylase family protein; translated protein: MKKNLLIFAIVLISLISFSEVYVILYHRFNDDRYPSTSTSTEDIEMHLNYFKDNNYKMLTPEEFQDYIDKKTDIEKGVLITIDDGYKTTKYAYDLFKKYNIPFMLFINTDNVGYPDYLTWEQLSQMNKDDIVTLGSHSAKHDNFVYMLKTKGKEFTLKFFEDDLKKSIKTFQDNIKFTPKHYAYPYGYYTTGMDKILEENGISYAFSMDYGPFIPEYSKYYIPREPLTEDWAYKPHLNYVMNRKALKVKDIYPEEIPIDEEFKISASVDLNFHNPILYISQEGIIPNYVKDDNIYSKDSYKIKKDNNKIALFLRDENNIEHVKYWLLRPIKELN
- a CDS encoding TatD family hydrolase codes for the protein MKFIDTHCHVTLENFDEDREDLLKIMEEELEFFIEVAIDMKSSEYLYQYSKNFKNGFITVGVHPTETENFNYDSIEQLKLFLPCEKVIAIGEIGLDFHWDTDRNKQYKALEMQLELAKNYDIPVIFHVRDAYKEMYDFLNKSKFSDLKGVVHCFSGNYEIAKKFLNLGYYLGFDGPITYPKNEELRETIKNIPIDRILFETDSPFLPPKPFRGKRNDPLKVSYVYEKAADVLNINIEELKSIVFQNAKKLFDI
- the fmt gene encoding methionyl-tRNA formyltransferase, with the protein product MKNKKIVFMGTPEFSSEILEYLLENNVNIIGVFSQEDKPKGRGRKIQPTPVKLIANKFNIPVFQPKSINIGEGFQKLKDLDPDMIITVAFGKILKNQVINLPKYGCWNVHTSLLPNYRGAAPMQRAIENGESETGISIFKIVRDLDAGPIACKKNIRIDLNDNLEDVYNSLLYTSKELLLNFLSNYENIKLEYQDDEKSSYAHKISPEDLKISFKNNVFDIHNKIRAYDPYPGVKAFINGESVKIFGSFLNQDYKNIKDIPGKILSSDESGISVSCKDGYLIIKNIQFPGKKKITSTDALNGHKIKIGDIFE